Below is a window of Christensenella minuta DNA.
TTTTGTGGCAGGAGGCGGCCATCGAGGTAATCCCCGCGGCGAAAAAGCAGAATATGGGGATTTTGCTTGGCTCCGCGCTCCAGCAGGGCGCGCTCGCGAAGCGCTACGACGAACAGGTAAGGGCAAAGCCGGCATGGCTTTCAAAGCCCCGCCAGCAGCAATACCTGAAATTATACGAGCTGTGCGACGATTTGAAGATCGATATCGCAGACCTTGCGATGCGGTTTGCATTTTCAAATCCGGATATCCACGCCGTCGTAACGGGCGCGGGCAAGGTGAAGAATGTGCAGCGGAACCTTGAGTCGTACCACAGGGGCCCGCTGCCGCAGGATGTGCTCAGGCGTATCGGTGAAATTTACCGGATGGTACCCTTCCGCCCATTCGAGGAATCGTTTTTCATGCCCTTTACGCGCCCCTATAAAGGGCCGCGGGCGGTGCACTGAACGGCTTCGGCTTTCCGCACATCCGCCAAATAATTTTTGTATTAAAAAAGGACAGGCAACCGCCCGTCCTTTTTTGATCCCGGTTTATTTCTTCTTCAGCTCGTCGTCCGTAATCTGCAGGCTCCTGCGTACGATCTTCTTGGAAAGGAACTTGTCCGCGCGTTTTTCCACAATGCGTTCAAAGCCCCGCATCATGAACGGCGCGACCGCCGTGAAAACACACACTACAACGGCCTGCGGAAGGCTGATTGGCGCCACATCGAAAAAGCCCCTGAGGAAAATGATGCACAGGATGAACAGGCCAATGGCGCTGCCGAGGATCACCTTGCGCGCCGTGGTAAACGGCATGCTGACCTTAGCTACCACCCACATACCGACCGCAACCGCCATGAGCATGCACATCGTGGAGACCGCCGCCGGGGTGTATTGGAAGATTCCCGCAAGCACGTTGACCGCAAGGATTCCGATAATAACGGAAAGCCCTCCGGGCAATGATTTTTTTAAAATATTAATCAGGAAATGCTCCTTGATCGGCGCAAAATTCGGCTCCAAAGCAAGGAAAAACGCCGGGAAGCCAATGGTCACAAAACTGATTAGCGTCATCTGCAGGGGCGTAAACGGATAACTGCTGTCGAGCAGGATTACCGTCGCGAACGCAAGGAGCACCGCATACACCGTTTTGGTAATAAACAGAGTGGCCACGCGTTCTATGTTGTTGATTACCTTGCGCCCTTCATTTACAATATCGGGCATCGTCGCAAAATTAGAATCGAGCAGCACAAGGTTGGCGATATTTTTAGCCGCGTCGCTGCCCGACGCCATAGCAATGCTGCAATCGGATTCCTTCAGGGCCAGCACGTCGTTTACGCCGTCGCCCGCCATGGCGACCGTATGACCCTTGCGTTTCAGCGCGGCAATCAATTCCTTTTTCTGGGAAGGCGTTACCCGCCCAAACACGCTGTACTTTTCGGCAGCCGCCTCAATATCCTCCTTCGTTTTGAGCAGGGTGGCATCCACCGCTTCATAATTTTTTACGCCCGCGCGTTTGGCGATCGCGCCGGCCGTGACCGGACTGTCCCCGGATATGATCTTAAGCTCTACCTGCTGCTTCTCAAAAAATTCAAGCGTCTTTTTCGCATCCGCCCGAATCCGGTCGGAAATGAGCAGGAACGCGATGGGGCGCATTCCCCCGGGGACCTTGTTATCCAGCACGTCGGTGGCGTCGCTGTGCGCAAGCACCAGCACCCGGCTTCCTTGTTTCGCGTATTTTTCCGCGTCGAGGCCCGCATACCCGTTGGGAAAAATAAACTCGAAGGCCCCGAGGAAATAGGTCCCTTCCCCTTCAAAGCTTACGCCGCTGTATTTACGCGCCGAAGAAAATGGCACGATGGTTTTTACTTCATGGTCAAAGCTCTTGCCGAATTTTTCCACTACGGCATGGAAAGTCGCGTTATCGTCCTGAAGCGCTCCGGCCATATTGGAGAGGATCCTGTCCAAGTCTTTTGCAGCGCCTACGGGAATGACTTCCTCCACATGCATCTTTCCCTCGGTGATCGTTCCCGTCTTGTCAAGGCACAGGATATCTACACGCGCGAGCGTCTCGATGCAGTAGAGGTCCTGCACAAGCGTCTGCTTTGTCGCGAGGATCACGGCGCTGGTTGCAAGGGAAATACTGGTGAGCAGGATAAGGCCTTCAGGGATCATGCCAATAAGGGCCCCCACCGTTTTGACCGTATTATCCGGTATGGGCAGGCCCACCACAAGCCCCTGTTTCAGAAACAGCAGAATACCCACCGGCACGATGATGATGCTGATAATTTTAAGGATGCGGTTGAGGGAATTGCGCAGCTCGGACGTACGCTTTTTAGATGCCTTCGCATCATAGGAAATTTTATTTGCATAGTTTTCAATTCCCACGCGCTCCACACGCGCGTAAGCGTTGCCCGATACGATAAAGCTGCCCGAATAAAGAAAGTCGCCCGGGCCCTTGGCCACAACGTCGGATTCGCCCGTAATCAGGGACTCGTTGACCTCCACCGATCCTTCAAGCATCACCCCGTCCGCACATACCTGGTTGCCGGGCCGAAGCTGCATCACATCGTCAAGGACGATATCCGCAACGCCGATCTCCTTTTCGGCTCCGTTCCGTACCACCGTGACCTTGGCCGCCACGATCACCGAGAGCTTATCGAGCGTTTTCTTGGTTACGATCTCCTGTGCAATCCCAATGACAAGGTTCCCCACGACAACGAGCAGGAAAACAAGTTCCTTGATGTAGCCCGTCATCACGATAAGGACCGTGAACACCATATTCAGTATATTAAAAAAGGTTACAAGGTTATCCTTAAAAATCTGCCGGTACGATTTTGTCGTATTCGTATTATACGCATTTGTGAGACCCGCATCAATACGGCTTTTGACCTGTCCGTCCGTAAGCCCCGTGCGGCAGTCCGAATCATAGCGCTGTTGCCCGTCGTCCATGTCGTTCCTTCCCCGTCATTACATAGTGACTTTATTATATCATATTTACCCTATGCTCCAATGATTATCCGCCAAAATTTATAAATTCCTAACAAAAACGACGGATTTCTTCATCCGCCGTTTCAAAAGTCTTAAGAATTCCCTTATTTCGTGAGGAACCGGTATTCCGTTACGTCGTGGTAGGTCTTTCCCTTCTGCAGGATGCAGGAAGGAAATTCATCGTGGTGCACGCTGTCCGGGAAAAGCTGCGTCTCAAAGCAATAGGCCGTACGCGGGCCGTATTGCACTCCGTTCTTCCCCTTCATCTCCGGCACGAAGTTCGCCGTATAGAGCTGCATGCCCGGTTTGTCCGTATAGACCTCCATCACGCGGCCGCTCTGCGGGTCTTCAACCCGCGCCGCACGCCGGAAGCCCGCGCCCCACAAAACAAAGTTGTGGTCGTATCCCCCGCACAGCTTCATCTGCGGGAATGGATCTTCGATCCGCTCGCCGATCAGGTGCGGATGCGTGAAATCGAGCGGAGTGCCCGCAACCTCGGCAATCTCTCCCGTGGGGATCAGGTTGCCGTCCACCGGCGTATATTCCCCGGCGTCGATGGTCAGCACATGGTCGCTGATCTCGCCCTCCCCCCGCAGGTTGAAATAAGAATGATTTGTGAGGGACAATATGGTGTCCTCATCCGATTCTGCAAAATATTCGAGGCGCACTGCATTATCGTCCGTAAGGGTCATTTCAATGCGCACATCCACCGCGCCCGGGAAGCCGCCTTCCCCGTCCGGACTGTGATAGGAAAGGGTCAGCATATTGCCGTCTGCCGTACCGTCCCACACCTTGCGGTTAAAGCTGTTGTCTCCTCCATGAAGAAGATTTACCCCGTTTTCGTTGCACGGGATGGCGTAATCCTTTCCGCCCACCGTGAACCGGCCGTTTGCGATCCGGTTGGCATACCGCCCGACTGTTGCGCCAAAAAAGGGATGGCCGCCAAAATACTCCTCCGGCGTTTCAAAGCCGAGCACTACATCCGCCCTATTGCCGTCTGCGTCCGGCATTTCGACCGACATAATCGTCCCGCCATAATTCGTGACCTTCATGCATCCGCCGGCTTCACTCGAAAATGTATAAACAAAAATATCCTTACCGTCTTTACTGCCAGTTTTTTGAGTTTCAATCATGATCTTTACCGCCCTTTTGATTTGCTATTATTATTCTACATCAAAAGCGGCTTTTTTCCTATCCGTTATCAATCAATTTTTTGTGAAATTTTCTTTTGCAATATGAAGGAGGTGTGCTATAATAGTTAGCAGTGGAGGCATAGCTCAGTTGGTCAGAGTACCTGCTTCACATGTAGGGGGTCGCTGGTTCGAGCCCAGCTGTCTCCACCAAACACCAAATAGACCCGCTATTTAAGCGGGTTTTCTTTTTTCCATACACGTTTTTTACACGTTTTATGCGATGTCGGTGTTCCATCCTCCATATATTTGGGTTTTTCACACCTTCGCAAAAAAAGGGCCGCCCACGCATCAGCGCAAGCGGCCCCACATCCTCAACCTTTCGGCTCTGTATACCCCTGCGCTTGCTCGCTGTCCTTAATCCCTTTTGTGGTCGGGTCGGTCAGCACGCCAATAAACGACAACGCCGCCATCGCCACCGTGCCAATCAGGAACGGGTTTGTGAAGAACTGCTGCAGCACGTTCCCGATGCTCTCCCACGTCGTCATGTCCGCGTACGACAGCCCGTAATACGCAAGCACAGGCGATGCGATCACGCCTAACAGCCCTACCCAAAACAGCGGGCTTTTTGCCCGTACCTTCCAATTAATTTTACTCATAGCTTTCTCCTTTCTTATTCCCCCGGCGCGGGCTCCCACAAGATCGCCCACGTCAGTTCGCCGCACTTACCGTCCGGCTTGTTGCCGTTGTAGCGGCATCCCACGTCCCTTCCTTCGTTGATCCTCGCCTGCTGGAACGCAATCACGGCATCTCTGGTCTTATCACCAAACTCCCCATCTATTTTTCCCGGATCGGCAAGATGTGCCTTGAGCCGCTCTTGCAACTGCCGCACATCGTCGCCCGTCATCATCGGGCTGGTGCGTTTTAATACCCGCGTAAGCTCCGGCACATTCGCGGACGGGCTGGGCGGCGTTGCCGTGTTCGGCACAACGCCTCCGGCAATGGAAAGAATCGCGGCCGTGATCCCCTGAACGATCTCATTAAACTTGCTGTCAAACAACGCGTTGTCCCCAGCATTATCTATGAATCCGCACTCGATGGTCGTTGCAGGCATGGTCGTATGGGAGAGCACATAGGTGTTCCTGTCCTGCACCTTAACGCCCCGGTCACGGAACCCAACACCCACAAGCGCGCTTTGGACCGCCTGCGCCATTTCCCGCGACGTTGCGCTTGCACCAGTTACGATCAGGCACTCCGCGCCCGCACCGCCTCCTGCGTTGCGGTGAAAAGCAATGAACAGGTCCGCACCCCACAGGTTCGCGTTCTTCGCAATGTCTTTCACATTGATAAGGTAGTCCGCATTCCGCTCCAGTTCTACAGTGTGTCCCGCCGCTTTCAGCTTGTCCGCCACTGCGGACGCATAACGCAGCGCGTCGTCCTTTTCCTGCCGTCCTCCGACGCCTACGGCCCCGCTGTCGCTCCCGCCGTGACCCGGGTTGATATAAATTTTACTCATTGTTCTTTCTCCTCCTTTAAATTCGAGGCGCTTCCGCGCCTTATTTCACCTACAGCTTTTTCACATCTTCAACCAATCCAAAATAAAAACGGCTCTCGCCGCCTAGTG
It encodes the following:
- a CDS encoding aldose epimerase family protein, whose protein sequence is MIETQKTGSKDGKDIFVYTFSSEAGGCMKVTNYGGTIMSVEMPDADGNRADVVLGFETPEEYFGGHPFFGATVGRYANRIANGRFTVGGKDYAIPCNENGVNLLHGGDNSFNRKVWDGTADGNMLTLSYHSPDGEGGFPGAVDVRIEMTLTDDNAVRLEYFAESDEDTILSLTNHSYFNLRGEGEISDHVLTIDAGEYTPVDGNLIPTGEIAEVAGTPLDFTHPHLIGERIEDPFPQMKLCGGYDHNFVLWGAGFRRAARVEDPQSGRVMEVYTDKPGMQLYTANFVPEMKGKNGVQYGPRTAYCFETQLFPDSVHHDEFPSCILQKGKTYHDVTEYRFLTK
- a CDS encoding phage holin; the protein is MSKINWKVRAKSPLFWVGLLGVIASPVLAYYGLSYADMTTWESIGNVLQQFFTNPFLIGTVAMAALSFIGVLTDPTTKGIKDSEQAQGYTEPKG
- a CDS encoding N-acetylmuramoyl-L-alanine amidase — encoded protein: MSKIYINPGHGGSDSGAVGVGGRQEKDDALRYASAVADKLKAAGHTVELERNADYLINVKDIAKNANLWGADLFIAFHRNAGGGAGAECLIVTGASATSREMAQAVQSALVGVGFRDRGVKVQDRNTYVLSHTTMPATTIECGFIDNAGDNALFDSKFNEIVQGITAAILSIAGGVVPNTATPPSPSANVPELTRVLKRTSPMMTGDDVRQLQERLKAHLADPGKIDGEFGDKTRDAVIAFQQARINEGRDVGCRYNGNKPDGKCGELTWAILWEPAPGE
- a CDS encoding cation-translocating P-type ATPase; the encoded protein is MDDGQQRYDSDCRTGLTDGQVKSRIDAGLTNAYNTNTTKSYRQIFKDNLVTFFNILNMVFTVLIVMTGYIKELVFLLVVVGNLVIGIAQEIVTKKTLDKLSVIVAAKVTVVRNGAEKEIGVADIVLDDVMQLRPGNQVCADGVMLEGSVEVNESLITGESDVVAKGPGDFLYSGSFIVSGNAYARVERVGIENYANKISYDAKASKKRTSELRNSLNRILKIISIIIVPVGILLFLKQGLVVGLPIPDNTVKTVGALIGMIPEGLILLTSISLATSAVILATKQTLVQDLYCIETLARVDILCLDKTGTITEGKMHVEEVIPVGAAKDLDRILSNMAGALQDDNATFHAVVEKFGKSFDHEVKTIVPFSSARKYSGVSFEGEGTYFLGAFEFIFPNGYAGLDAEKYAKQGSRVLVLAHSDATDVLDNKVPGGMRPIAFLLISDRIRADAKKTLEFFEKQQVELKIISGDSPVTAGAIAKRAGVKNYEAVDATLLKTKEDIEAAAEKYSVFGRVTPSQKKELIAALKRKGHTVAMAGDGVNDVLALKESDCSIAMASGSDAAKNIANLVLLDSNFATMPDIVNEGRKVINNIERVATLFITKTVYAVLLAFATVILLDSSYPFTPLQMTLISFVTIGFPAFFLALEPNFAPIKEHFLINILKKSLPGGLSVIIGILAVNVLAGIFQYTPAAVSTMCMLMAVAVGMWVVAKVSMPFTTARKVILGSAIGLFILCIIFLRGFFDVAPISLPQAVVVCVFTAVAPFMMRGFERIVEKRADKFLSKKIVRRSLQITDDELKKK